The DNA sequence AAAGATACCCAACAAAATTTTTTGGGCATAATTATTAGATTGAATTCATTAACTCATCTGTAATTTCCATATTATGAAAGACGTTTTGAACATCATCATCGTCTTCAAAACGCTCAAGCATTTTCATATTAATTTTAAAATGCTCTTCTGAAACTTCTTTTGAATTATTTGGAATTCTTTGAACCTCTGCACTTTTCACTTCAATACCTAACTCATCTAATTTATGAGATAAAGCGCCGAAATCTTCGAAAGCTGTCGTTATGAAAACCTCATCTTCATCCTTTTCAATTTCTTCAGCACCTCCATCAATCATTTCCATTTCAAAATCGTCCCAATCCATTTTAATTAAAGAACGATCCAAAGAAAAAATCCCTTTACGATCAAAGATGAAAGCAAGCTCGCCGTTTTTACCCAAATTACCATCAAATTTATTAAATATCGCACGAACATTGGCTACCGTTCTTGTTGGGTTATTGGTGGTACAATCTACAAAAAATGCTACTCCACCCTGGCCATAACCTTCGTAGGTAATTTCTTCATAATTTTCTGCATCAGCACCACTCGCTTTTTTTATAGCACGCTCAACATTGTCTTTGGGCATATTAGCACCTTTTGCATTTTGAATGCACCTTCTTAACCCAGGATTGGTATCAGGATCAGGACCACCTGCTTTTACCGCAAGAGCAATATCTTTACCAATTTTAGAAAATGTTTTGGCCATCTTATCCCAACGAGCCATTTTAGAAGCCTTTCTATATTCGAACGCGCGTCCCATATTATTTCATTTTTAATGATTACAAAAATACAAATTAGTTTACAAAAAAACACCCTCGAAATCGAGGGTGTTCTTATATTTAGAAAAATAATTTAATTATTTTTTCTTTTTAGCTGGAGCTTTTTTCTTAGCTGGAGCTTTTTTGGCTGGAACAACAACATCAGATTTGTTGTATTTACCCCATTCGCCATCTTCGCCGATATATCTAACAACTACTTTTCTATCTGCTTGTCTTTCAGCATCTGTAGCGTTTTCTGCAACTTTTGCATTTTGCTTACCGATACCGATTGATTTAAGTGCAGATGGATCAACACCTCTAGCATCTAAAGCAGCAACTACAGAAGCAGCTCTCTTTTTAGATAACTCTAAGTTATAAGCGTCAGATCCTTTTCTATCAGTTTCACCGATTAATAAGAATCTTCCACCATCTTTCTTGATGATATCAGCAGCTGTATCTAAAGCACCTTTAGATTTAGCGTCGATAGTTGATTTATTGAAGTCGAAATAAACAGCTTTCAAGTGTTCTTCAACTTCAGCTCCTGTTACTTCTTTAGGTTTAGGACAACCGTTGTATTCTTTAAGTCCGAAAACTGTTGGACAAGCGTCATCTTTATCTAAGATTCCGTCTCCGTCAGTATCTGGCCAAGGACAACCGTTATTTTCAACTGGACCAGGAACATCTGGACAAGCATCATCTTTGTCAATAACACCGTCTCCGTCAGTATCTGGCCAAGGACAACCGTTATTTTCAATTGGACCTGCAACATCTGGACATTGGTCATCGATATCTGGAATTCCGTCTCCGTCAGTATCTGGACACCCTTGGAATTCAGCTAATCCTGGAGTATCAGGACATCTGTCATCTTTGTCTGGGATTCCGTCTTTATCTCTATCTGTGTTACCAAATCTAAATAATAAAGAAGCGGAAGCTTGCCAAAAGTTAGCAATAGTAGATTTATCAGTTGGAGTAGAAACATAATCTCCTTGAACACCTAAACCGAAGCTTTTAGTAATCCAGAAGTTAGATCCAATACCAGTTGAAACTGTAAAGTGATCAGCTCCGATGTTATCTCCTTTAGAATTAACAGCATTAAGTTGACCTGAATAGTCATGTCTTAAATAGTTAGCACCAGCTCTCAAATATGGATCGAACCAAGAATCTTCATTCCAAAGTCCGTTGATTTTAAATTGAAGACCTAAACCAGTCATCAAGAAAAACTCTTTCCCCATTCCGATTCTTTTGTTGTCAACATTCCCTACGGAAGTTTGCCAGTCAAGAACTAAGTATTTACTTAGGTTTCTTGCAACTGTTAGTTTCGAAAGAGGTGGTGTAATTGTAAAATTGTTCATATTATACAATTGACCTTCGTCACCGCCACCGAATGCAGTTGAAAATATACTTCCAACATTTCCTCCAGCCGCAGCATGATTTACTCCGTGAGCACCAACACCGATTAACCACGGGTTGCTGGTAGTCTGAGCGAAAACAGTAGAGGCAACAGTAAGTGCCAATGCTGAAATTCCTAATTTTAGATTTTTCATAGAATTAAATGATTAAATAATTGATAATGCAAAATAAATATAAATTTTCTTTATAAACAAAGATTTGTTGTCTTTTTTTAACTTTTCTTTAATATTCTATCGAGATTTCTTTTGTTTTCTCTGTCTTTTATGCTTTCGCGTTTATCAAAGAGTTTTTTACCTCGACCAAGTGCAATAAGAATCTTGGCTTTTCCTTTATCATTAATATATAACTTTAAAGGGATTATAGTATTGCCAGCATCTTTAAGTTTCTTTTCAAACTTTTGCAACTCCTTTTTGTGCAACAGCAACTTCCGTTCCCTTTTTGTTTTATGATTATAAAAAGTTCCCAATTTATACTCATCAATCATCATATTAATGATGTATAATTCGCCATCAATAAACTGACAAAAGGACTCAGTTATACTTGCTTTTGAGGAACGTAACGATTTAATCTCTGTCCCCGTAAGCACCATCCCCGCTTCGGTTTCTTCAGAAAGCTCATACTCGAAACGAGCTCTTTTATTATAGATTGCAATTGATTTTTCAATCTTCATATTGCTTAAAATTTTGATTTTATTTAATATGTTAAATTTTATAAAATTTTAACATGATACTTTAAGTTTTTGGCACAAACCCGCAAAACCCTAACACTTCACTCTAAAAATAACGTCTTTAGAACAATGCCTTAAACCCGATTTCTTTTCGTAATTTTGCATCAAATTTACAAAACTATATGTTAACAGTATCTAATTTATCTTTACAATTCGGAAAAAGAGTACTTTTTGACGAGGTAAATATTATGTTTACGAAAGGAAATTGCTACGGAATTATTGGCGCCAATGGTGCAGGTAAATCTACTTTCCTGAAGATCCTAACCAAACAACAAGATCCTACAACAGGCTCAATCTCTCTTGAACCAGGCAAAAGAATGTCTGTATTAGAGCAAGATCACTTTGCGTACGATAATTTCACAGTGCTTGACACTGTTTTAAGAGGGAACAAAACATTGTTCAAAATCAAAGAAGAGATGGATGCGCTTTATGCAAAAGAAGATTTCTCTGATGCAGATGGTATTAAAGCAGGCGAACTTGGTGTTGTTTATGACGAAATGGGTGGCTGGAATTCAGAATCCGATGCCATGACAATGCTTTCTAACGTTGGAATTAAAGACGATATGCATTATCAAATGATGAGCGAGTTAGAAAAC is a window from the Kaistella flava (ex Peng et al. 2021) genome containing:
- a CDS encoding YebC/PmpR family DNA-binding transcriptional regulator; protein product: MGRAFEYRKASKMARWDKMAKTFSKIGKDIALAVKAGGPDPDTNPGLRRCIQNAKGANMPKDNVERAIKKASGADAENYEEITYEGYGQGGVAFFVDCTTNNPTRTVANVRAIFNKFDGNLGKNGELAFIFDRKGIFSLDRSLIKMDWDDFEMEMIDGGAEEIEKDEDEVFITTAFEDFGALSHKLDELGIEVKSAEVQRIPNNSKEVSEEHFKINMKMLERFEDDDDVQNVFHNMEITDELMNSI
- a CDS encoding OmpA family protein; this encodes MKNLKLGISALALTVASTVFAQTTSNPWLIGVGAHGVNHAAAGGNVGSIFSTAFGGGDEGQLYNMNNFTITPPLSKLTVARNLSKYLVLDWQTSVGNVDNKRIGMGKEFFLMTGLGLQFKINGLWNEDSWFDPYLRAGANYLRHDYSGQLNAVNSKGDNIGADHFTVSTGIGSNFWITKSFGLGVQGDYVSTPTDKSTIANFWQASASLLFRFGNTDRDKDGIPDKDDRCPDTPGLAEFQGCPDTDGDGIPDIDDQCPDVAGPIENNGCPWPDTDGDGVIDKDDACPDVPGPVENNGCPWPDTDGDGILDKDDACPTVFGLKEYNGCPKPKEVTGAEVEEHLKAVYFDFNKSTIDAKSKGALDTAADIIKKDGGRFLLIGETDRKGSDAYNLELSKKRAASVVAALDARGVDPSALKSIGIGKQNAKVAENATDAERQADRKVVVRYIGEDGEWGKYNKSDVVVPAKKAPAKKKAPAKKKK
- the smpB gene encoding SsrA-binding protein SmpB, coding for MKIEKSIAIYNKRARFEYELSEETEAGMVLTGTEIKSLRSSKASITESFCQFIDGELYIINMMIDEYKLGTFYNHKTKRERKLLLHKKELQKFEKKLKDAGNTIIPLKLYINDKGKAKILIALGRGKKLFDKRESIKDRENKRNLDRILKKS